A stretch of Dysidea avara chromosome 5, odDysAvar1.4, whole genome shotgun sequence DNA encodes these proteins:
- the LOC136255814 gene encoding hemicentin-1-like, which yields MIFTVILLLGFLSIRCSKGSSYYLGFYENKYTSSPTLYLTNTEELSALYSIEVPGVGYSYSGTVTPSGSATVNLPTSVLCSSYNDQNKGVYLKTNSRNIIVIGQNMNSRNGDSFLALPNIKLCNTEYVYYGISMPSTSYNSVVLIVGTEDNSVMNLTVAQTVNVKIDDTISNLTSDQQYSFIVNRLQTVYIGSSSDLTGTRIASTKPLSVFSGHECGYVPSGYSYCEQLVEQIPATMYWGKVYYTVPFTISTYYTIKVLAAYDSTSVYMYCNNVRKSYSINAGKFVTLNQQSGYCAIHSDKEVLVTQISTAYSKGRYSGWTTDDPMLTIIPATIHYNNEINLSTVQSSSYNNYINIVLLAEYYQPDMVYLMANGGNKSLQSQSWQPIRCNGRVEAYGARVSISKGAVKIVHTNSTAAAAMTAVVYGSSRAPSYGHPSGFNILKYFPDYPTITSPPSNQSVTLFTNNQTHSLTCEADRASSYHWRRRDKDMPSTVTGVNTNILTFDNLQLEDAGQYQCVATCEFTGNSFSYYATLTFQVLSPRIITHPTDTSAAVPFSGVFTCSAGGYGHRNIIWYREHVSNKLLPEKCTTSQVSSPDITSSSLIVPNVTDDDNGKYYCVVWANNKLATRSKSATLYASTSPLKPVVLTSPSIQLAINNYNLSMKCIPERDRFSYKWEKRNDNFSSRVQGIHSSQLNIYNVTPKDAGDYRCIMSNSTGDIVSNYKTITIEVMVPEVAIEPETFFEAETCGETVLKCTASSFDDVSITWKRLHKELPETAEFSTSKSINQRVSIMKIAKVAWYHKGDYYCVAKNNIGEVNSSFVHINVTVPCPRMISPPMPVVVRPGGTAIFNCLAWSFGGLLYEWKRNHTSMLPLNVHTSIEKWSSPDDSSFSSMSYVIRIPEVNTSYEDYYCCVATNACGNNIRCAWLEVDTRPIIITQPSSAVISKNNNDIDTTECLATGMGPILYKWEKYQSSSNSWIRPSHRAVNITSPKLIFSVIAEEDEGVYHCVVTNDDGSVISDSATITVYGKPVISDINSDTVSLEGNKVKLSCNATNDPDAVHPLQVYWYNSDGDQVISDGEHVLVYNNTGPDGDQMQSVILFDHVNRTDDGTYTCRAFNDLNSTTDKNTTLTVEYAPTVTIYPPQSTYTVSVGTRFFLYCRADGVPAPTVQWFSDRNAVVYYAQVYQQSYLVPSDTPGANIYTCEASNRAGKIKQNAYESITVIVEAMNCPPLNHPDNGQVHIIPNGQTAFFVCNKGYTTVGSSISYCVSGKWSFPPPECEKSA from the exons ATGATTTTTACAGTGATCCTGCTGTTGGGATTCCTCTCTATTCGCTGCAGCAAAG GAAGCAGCTACTACTTGGGATTCTATGAGAACAAGTATACTAGTTCACCAACTCTTTATTTGACAAATACCGAAGAGTTGAGTGCATTATACTCAATTGAAGTTCCTGGAGTGGGATATTCTTACAGTGGAACTGTTACCCCCTCTGGTTCAGCAACTGTTAATCTTCCTACAAGTGTTCTTTGTAGTTCATACAATGATCAGAATAAGGGAGTTTACCTAAAAACCAACAGTAGAAATATAATTGTGATTGGTCAGAATATGAATTCTCGTAATGGTGATTCTTTTCTTGCCCTACCCAATATAAAGCTGTGCAATACTGAATATGTGTATTATGGGATTTCTATGCCTTCTACCAGTTATAATAGTGTGGTGCTGATTGTTGGAACAGAGGATAATTCTGTAATGAATTTAACAGTCGCCCAAACTGTCAATGTTAAGATTGATGATACTATTAGTAACCTAACCAGTGACCAGCAGTACTCCTTCATAGTTAACAGGCTACAAACGGTGTATATTGGATCATCAAGTGACCTCACTGGAACCAGAATTGCTTCAACGAAACCATTGTCtgtatttagtggtcatgagtgtGGGTATGTTCCTTCAGGTTATAGTTACTGTGAACAACTTGTGGAGCAGATCCCTGCAACTATGTATTGGGGTAAAGTGTATTATACTGTGCCATTTACCATCTCAACTTATTACACTATTAAGGTACTGGCAGCATATGACTCCACCAGTGTCTATATGTACTGTAACAATGTACGAAAGTCTTATTCCATTAATGCAGGTAAATTTGTTACACTTAATCAACAATCAGGATACTGTGCAATTCACTCTGACAAGGAGGTGCTGGTGACTCAGATTAGCACTGCATACAGTAAGGGGCGTTATTCTGGCTGGACAACTGATGATCCAATGTTAACCATAATACCAGCTACTATACACTACAACAATGAAATTAATCTTTCCACTGTTCAATCATCAAGCTATAACAACTACATTAACATAGTCTTGTTAGCAGAGTATTACCAACCTGATATGGTCTACTTGATGGCAAATGGAGGGAACAAGTCACTGCAATCACAATCATGGCAGCCGATTAGATGTAATGGCAGAGTTGAGGCATATGGTGCTCGCGTATCTATATCAAAAGGTGCAGTTAAGATTGTCCACACTAATTCTACAGCAGCAGCTGCAATGACAGCAGTGGTGTATGGCTCTAGTAGGGCACCATCTTATGGTCATCCCAGTGGATTTAATATCCTAAAATATTTTCCAG ACTATCCAACCATAACCAGTCCTCCATCAAATCAGTCAGTTACATTATTCACTAACAACCAAACCCATTCATTAACATGTGAAGCAGATAGAGCATCATCTTATCACTGGAGAAGACGTGATAAGGATATGCCATCTACAGTCACTGGAGTAAACACTAACATTCTAACTTTTGATAACCTGCAACTGGAAGATGCTGGCCAATACCAATGTGTAGCCACTTGTGAATTCACTGGCAACAGTTTCTCATATTATGCTACACTGACTTTTCAAG TTTTGTCTCCTCGTATCATCACTCATCCTACTGATACAAGTGCTGCTGTTCCATTTAGTGGTGTGTTCACATGTTCTGCTGGAGGATATGGTCATCGAAACATCATTTGGTACAGAGAACATGTTTCCAATAAGCTATTACCTGAGAAGTGTACCACTAGTCAAGTGTCATCACCAGACATTACTAGTAGTAGTCTAATTGTTCCAAATGTAACAGATGATGATAATGGAAAATATTACTGTGTGGTGTGGGCTAATAACAAGCTAGCAACAAGATCAAAAAGTGCTACTCTTTACGCTTCAA CTTCACCTCTAAAGCCGGTTGTGTTAACATCTCCATCAATACAACTTGCCATTAATAACTACAACCTGTCCATGAAATGCATACCAGAAAGGGATCGTTTCTCTTACAAGTGGGAGAAAAGAAATGATAATTTTTCGTCTAGAGTACAAGGGATCCACTCATCACAACTGAACATTTATAATGTGACACCAAAAGATGCTGGAGATTATCGATGTATAATGAGCAACTCCACTGGAGATATAGTATCTAActataaaacaatcacaattGAAG TGATGGTGCCAGAGGTTGCCATAGAGCCTGAGACTTTTTTTGAAGCAGAAACATGTGGTGAAACTGTCTTAAAGTGTACTGCTTCAAGCTTTGATGATGTCTCAATTACATGGAAAAGGTTGCATAAAGAACTACCAGAAACTGCTGAATTTTCTACCTCTAAATCAATAAATCAAAGAGTTAGCATAATGAAGATCGCAAAGGTTGCCTGGTACCACAAAGGAGATTACTACTGTGTAGCAAAGAATAATATTGGAGAAGTAAATTCGTCATTTGTCCACATAAATGTAACAG TTCCATGTCCAAGAATGATCAGCCCACCAATGCCTGTTGTTGTCCGTCCTGGAGGAACTGCCATATTTAATTGTCTGGCTTGGAGCTTTGGTGGGTTATTGTATGAGTGGAAAAGAAACCACACATCAATGCTACCTTTAAATGTGCATACATCTATTGAGAAATGGTCATCTCCAGATGATTCTAGTTTCTCTTCTATGTCATATGTGATCAGAATTCCTGAGGTGAACACATCATATGAAGACTACTACTGTTGTGTAGCAACTAATGCTTGTGGGAACAACATTAGATGTGCTTGGCTTGAAGTAGATA ctagaccaataatcaTAACACAGCCATCGTCAGCCGTGATCAGTAAGAATAATAATGATATAGACACAACGGAGTGCCTAGCTACTGGAATGGGCCCTATTCTGTACAAATGGGAGAAGTACCAGTCATCTAGTAATAGTTGGATAAGACCTTCCCACAGAGCCGTGAATATCACATCACCTAAACTGATATTTAGTGTGATCGCAGAAGAAGATGAAGGTGTCTATCATTGTGTTGTCACAAATGATGATGGTAGTGTGATATCTGATAGTGCTACTATTACTGTGTATG GTAAGCCAGTCATCTCAGATATTAACAGTGATACAGTGTCACTTGAAGGCAACAAAGTAAAACTGTCATGTAATGCCACTAATGATCCTGATGCTGTTCATCCATTACAAGTTTACTGGTACAATTCTGATGGTGATCAAGTCATATCAGATGGTGAACATGTTTTAGTTTACAACAACACTGGCCCAGATGGTGACCAAATGCAATCAGTGATATTGTTTGACCATGTGAATCGTACTGATGATGGAACATATACATGTCGAGCCTTTAATGATCTTAACTCAACTACTGATAAGAATACTACCTTAACTGTTGAGT ATGCTCCAACTGTCACCATCTATCCACCCCAGTCAACCTACACAGTCAGTGTTGGTACTAGATTTTTCCTATACTGTAGAGCCGATGGAGTACCTGCACCAACAGTACAGTGGTTTAGTGATAGAAATGCAGTGGTTTACTATGCTCAGGTATACCAGCAATCATACCTGGTTCCAAGTGATACACCAGGTGCtaatatatacacatgtgaaGCGAGCAACCGGGCTGGAAAAATTAAGCAAAATGCATATGAGAGTATTACTGTGATTGTGGAAG CAATGAACTGCCCACCTTTGAATCACCCTGATAATGGGCAAGTACACATCATTCCAAATGGCCAAACTGCTTTCTTCGTCTGCAATAAAGGCTACACTACTGTAGGTAGTTCCATTTCATATTGTGTTAGTGGGAAGTGGAGCTTTCCCCCACCTGAGTGTGAGAAATCTGCATAA